One window of the Bubalus kerabau isolate K-KA32 ecotype Philippines breed swamp buffalo chromosome 9, PCC_UOA_SB_1v2, whole genome shotgun sequence genome contains the following:
- the LOC129619841 gene encoding transgelin-2-like: protein MANRGPAYGLNQEVQQKIDKQYDADLEQILIQWITTQCRKHVSRPQPGCKNFQNWLKNGTVLCELINGLYPEGQAPVKKIQASTTAFKQMEQISQFLQAAKRYGINTNDISQTVDLWEGKSMACVQRILMNLGGLVVARDDGLFSGDPNWFTKKSKENPRYFPDNQLQESKNAIGLQIGTNRGASQAGVTDYAMPRQIL, encoded by the coding sequence ATGGCCAACAGGGGACCTGCGTACGGCCTGAACCAGGAGGTACAGCAGAAGATTGATAAACAATACGATGCGGACCTGGAGCAAATCCTGATCCAGTGGATCACCACCCAGTGCCGCAAGCATGTGAGCCGGCCTCAGCCTGGGTGCAAGAACTTCCAGAACTGGCTCAAGAATGGCACGGTGCTGTGTGAGCTCATTAATGGGCTGTACCCCGAGGGACAGGCCCCAGTGAAGAAGATCCAGGCCTCCACCACAGCCTTCAAGCAGATGGAGCAGATCTCCCAGTTCCTGCAAGCAGCCAAGCGCTACGGCATCAATACCAATGACATCTCCCAGACTGTGGACCTCTGGGAAGGAAAGAGTATGGCCTGTGTGCAGCGGATTCTGATGAATCTGGGCGGGCTAGTGGTAGCACGGGACGATGGGCTCTTCTCTGGAGATCCTAACTGGTTTACCAAGAAATCCAAGGAGAACCCTCGGTACTTCCCGGACAACCAACTGCAGGAGAGCAAGAATGCGATTGGCTTACAGATAGGGACC